A section of the Saccopteryx leptura isolate mSacLep1 chromosome 6, mSacLep1_pri_phased_curated, whole genome shotgun sequence genome encodes:
- the FABP6 gene encoding gastrotropin, which produces MAFNGKYEIESEKNYDEFMKRLGLPSDAIEKGRNFKIITEVKQDGQNFTWSQHYPSGHSMTNKFTIGKECDMETMGGKKFKATVQMEGGKVVVDFPNYHQTSEIVGDKLVEISTIGGVTYERVSKRLA; this is translated from the exons ATGGCCTTCAACGGCAAGTACGAGATCGAGAGTGAGAAGAATTATGATGAGTTCATGAAGCGCCTTG GGCTCCCCAGTGATGCAATTGAAAAGGGCCGTAACTTCAAGATCATCACAGAGGTCAAGCAGGATGGGCAGAACTTCACCTGGTCCCAGCACTACCCCAGCGGTCACTCCATGACCAACAAGTTCACCATTGGCAAGGAGTGCGACATGGAGACCATGGGGGGCAAGAAGTTTAAG GCCACTGTGCAGATGGAGGGCGGAAAGGTGGTGGTGGATTTCCCCAACTATCACCAGACCTCGGAGATCGTGGGTGACAAGCTGGTGGAG ATCTCCACCATCGGGGGCGTGACCTATGAGCGTGTGAGCAAGAGACTGGcctga